A genomic region of Thermodesulfobacteriota bacterium contains the following coding sequences:
- a CDS encoding acetolactate synthase large subunit — MKAAELLVKCLENDNVECMFGLPGEENIAIMDALLDSKIRFILTRHEQGAAFMADVYGRLSGKAGVCLSTLGPGATNLITGVADANMDRAPLVAITGQASLDRMHKESHQYIDIVGIFAPITKWNTQIKIPEIIPEAMRKAFKVCQTEKPGAVHIDFPEDVADMEVNESPLFVQFPSKPHPRSDKVEKAASIISEAKYPMVLAGNGVIRGNASQELRYFAEKLNIPVAHTFMGKGALSDNHELSLYTVGLQAGDYIASGLARADVIITVGYDIVEYPPAKWNPKRDKKIVHIDMSPAEVDSHYIVSVGVVGDISISLREVAGRATPNEADYSIQLRKAILSEYERYKDDRAYPPKPQKILADLRDIMGERDIVVSDVGAHKLWVARIYPCYRPNTCIISNGFATMGIGLPGAVAAKLLYPDKKVVTVTGDGGFMMNCQELETAVRENIPVVSLIFHDNSYSLIEIKQQTTFGRKSHVNFGNPDFVKFAESFGAYGYKIESTNELKPVFEEAFSKDRPVVIDCPVDYRENLKIMEKFGALISPI; from the coding sequence ATGAAAGCAGCAGAATTACTCGTAAAATGCCTGGAGAACGATAATGTTGAATGTATGTTTGGTCTTCCCGGTGAGGAAAATATCGCGATAATGGATGCCCTCTTGGATTCTAAGATTCGGTTCATATTGACACGCCACGAACAGGGTGCAGCCTTCATGGCTGATGTGTATGGTCGTTTGAGTGGGAAGGCCGGAGTTTGTCTTTCAACCCTTGGCCCGGGTGCAACTAACCTTATCACCGGAGTAGCAGACGCAAATATGGATAGGGCTCCACTGGTAGCAATAACAGGTCAGGCGTCCTTAGATAGAATGCATAAGGAGTCTCACCAGTACATAGATATTGTCGGAATTTTTGCTCCAATAACAAAATGGAATACGCAAATTAAGATCCCTGAGATTATTCCCGAAGCCATGAGGAAGGCTTTTAAGGTCTGCCAGACAGAAAAGCCGGGTGCCGTTCATATCGATTTCCCCGAAGATGTAGCAGACATGGAAGTGAATGAGAGTCCGCTCTTTGTTCAATTTCCATCTAAGCCCCATCCGAGGTCTGATAAGGTTGAAAAGGCGGCCAGCATAATCTCAGAGGCCAAATACCCGATGGTGTTAGCGGGAAATGGGGTGATAAGGGGAAATGCTTCGCAGGAGCTACGATATTTTGCTGAAAAATTGAATATACCTGTAGCCCACACGTTTATGGGTAAGGGTGCACTTTCGGATAATCATGAGCTTTCATTATATACGGTAGGCCTTCAGGCCGGTGATTATATCGCATCTGGTCTTGCAAGGGCGGATGTAATAATTACGGTTGGTTATGATATTGTTGAGTATCCGCCGGCGAAATGGAATCCAAAAAGGGATAAAAAGATAGTTCATATAGACATGTCACCCGCCGAAGTTGATTCACATTACATAGTTAGCGTGGGTGTTGTTGGGGACATCTCTATTTCCCTGAGAGAGGTTGCCGGTAGGGCTACGCCGAATGAGGCCGACTATTCGATTCAACTCAGAAAGGCAATTTTAAGTGAATATGAGAGGTATAAAGACGACAGAGCCTATCCGCCAAAGCCTCAAAAGATCCTAGCGGACTTAAGAGACATTATGGGAGAGCGCGATATTGTAGTCTCCGATGTAGGTGCCCATAAACTCTGGGTCGCACGGATTTATCCTTGTTATAGACCGAACACTTGCATTATCTCAAACGGATTTGCAACTATGGGCATAGGATTGCCGGGTGCTGTAGCTGCAAAACTTCTCTATCCCGATAAGAAGGTGGTAACAGTTACCGGTGATGGGGGGTTTATGATGAATTGTCAGGAATTGGAAACGGCTGTCAGGGAGAATATTCCGGTAGTTAGTTTAATTTTCCACGATAATAGTTACAGTTTGATAGAGATCAAGCAGCAGACCACCTTTGGAAGAAAGTCACATGTGAACTTTGGGAATCCCGATTTTGTCAAGTTCGCTGAGAGTTTTGGTGCCTATGGTTATAAAATTGAATCGACAAACGAGCTTAAACCAGTATTTGAAGAGGCCTTTTCCAAAGATAGACCAGTTGTGATTGATTGTCCAGTCGATTACAGGGAAAACCTAAAGATAATGGAAAAGTTTGGAGCATTGATATCTCCAATATAG
- a CDS encoding cation diffusion facilitator family transporter, with protein sequence MRTEDHFHHNVRDFKEKKALVVVLCLTICFMIIEVVAGFYTGSLALLSDAVHMFTDVFAISIAILAIWFSLKPPTSVKTFGFYRAEILAAFFNSLILFVLSIVIMLEAYKRLLEPSEVKSLMMTVVAVFGLLINLIGAFVLSKYQNENLNIRGAFYHVISDALGSLGTLIAGLIILVTNWYYADSIISIIISILIIRGAWGLFWDSIHILLEGTPKGIELKSVEDTIRSHRGVLSVHDLHAWTLTQGFEALSAHLVIEDMHLSEDLVSELKNVLFDKFRISHVTLQVETTECEPIGLSCYETRT encoded by the coding sequence ATGAGAACCGAAGACCATTTTCATCACAACGTTAGAGACTTCAAAGAAAAAAAGGCCCTCGTGGTTGTCCTTTGCCTTACTATATGCTTTATGATCATAGAGGTTGTGGCTGGCTTTTACACGGGTAGCTTGGCGCTTCTTTCCGATGCGGTGCATATGTTTACGGATGTTTTCGCAATTTCTATTGCCATTTTAGCAATCTGGTTCTCATTGAAACCTCCAACATCTGTAAAAACGTTTGGCTTTTACAGGGCTGAGATTCTAGCTGCCTTCTTTAACAGTCTGATTTTATTTGTATTATCTATAGTGATAATGTTGGAAGCTTATAAACGGCTACTGGAGCCTAGTGAAGTCAAAAGCCTGATGATGACGGTGGTGGCGGTCTTTGGCTTGTTAATAAATCTGATCGGGGCATTCGTTTTGTCGAAGTACCAAAACGAGAACTTGAACATACGCGGTGCATTTTACCATGTCATAAGTGATGCATTGGGTTCTTTAGGCACTTTAATTGCTGGTCTTATCATCCTGGTGACTAATTGGTATTATGCGGATTCAATAATTAGTATTATAATTTCCATATTGATTATTAGGGGCGCCTGGGGTTTATTCTGGGATTCTATACATATTCTTCTTGAGGGAACACCAAAGGGTATAGAACTAAAGTCAGTTGAAGATACAATCCGCTCTCACAGGGGTGTTCTTAGTGTGCATGATCTCCATGCCTGGACGTTGACCCAGGGATTTGAAGCTTTGAGTGCGCACTTAGTCATTGAAGATATGCACTTGTCAGAAGACCTTGTCAGTGAGTTGAAGAACGTGTTATTTGATAAGTTTCGAATCAGCCACGTGACACTCCAGGTCGAGACGACTGAATGTGAGCCAATAGGTCTGAGTTGTTATGAGACGAGAACATAA
- a CDS encoding alanine--glyoxylate aminotransferase family protein, producing MKTYLFTPGPVPVPDEVLLEMARPIIHHRTAEFEGIFAQVREGLRYIYGTKEEVFILASSGTGAMEAAVSNTLSFGDRVLVINGGKFGERWGKICRAFGLEVEEIVVEWGEAVDPNKVSDILKRDHSIRAVLVQASESSTGVKHPTAEIAQITRERDDVILIVDGITAVGVFPLPFDDTGIDVLVGGSQKAFMLPPGLAFATMGEKAWEFYGRSSLPKFYFDFKSYQNNANKNTTPWTPAITLIIGLAIVLRNFKEEGLEKIYNRHATLALATREAMKAIGLELYAKHSPSPALTAVVAPEEIGAGKVIDGLRQKFGMTVAGGQDQAKGKIFRISHIGFIDKAATIAVISAVESVLKDLGHEFVFGKGLTKAAEILSMD from the coding sequence GTGAAAACATATCTTTTTACACCGGGCCCGGTCCCCGTTCCAGATGAAGTGCTTTTAGAGATGGCTAGGCCGATAATTCACCACAGGACTGCAGAGTTCGAGGGGATATTCGCCCAAGTTAGAGAAGGGCTTCGTTATATTTATGGTACAAAAGAGGAGGTATTTATTTTAGCCTCATCTGGTACTGGTGCTATGGAAGCTGCTGTATCAAATACCCTCTCCTTTGGAGACAGAGTTCTGGTTATTAACGGTGGTAAGTTTGGTGAGAGGTGGGGTAAGATCTGTCGTGCATTTGGGTTAGAGGTAGAAGAGATCGTGGTCGAGTGGGGCGAGGCCGTTGACCCAAATAAGGTAAGTGATATTCTGAAAAGGGACCATTCTATCCGCGCCGTGTTAGTTCAGGCGAGCGAATCCTCAACTGGCGTAAAACACCCAACTGCTGAAATTGCTCAGATCACACGAGAAAGGGATGATGTAATCCTGATTGTCGACGGCATAACAGCCGTAGGGGTATTTCCCTTGCCATTTGATGACACTGGGATAGATGTACTTGTTGGAGGATCTCAAAAGGCCTTTATGCTCCCCCCAGGACTCGCTTTTGCAACAATGGGTGAGAAGGCATGGGAATTTTACGGAAGATCTAGCCTTCCAAAGTTTTATTTTGACTTTAAAAGCTATCAAAACAATGCGAATAAGAACACCACGCCCTGGACCCCAGCTATCACACTAATAATCGGCCTTGCCATAGTACTAAGAAACTTTAAAGAAGAAGGGCTCGAAAAAATTTACAACCGACACGCAACCCTCGCACTGGCGACAAGGGAAGCGATGAAGGCTATCGGTCTAGAACTATATGCCAAACACTCGCCAAGCCCGGCCCTCACAGCCGTGGTTGCGCCCGAGGAGATTGGCGCAGGCAAGGTCATAGACGGGCTTAGACAAAAATTTGGTATGACGGTTGCAGGAGGACAGGATCAGGCAAAAGGAAAGATATTCAGGATTTCACATATTGGTTTCATAGATAAGGCAGCTACAATTGCCGTAATATCTGCGGTAGAGTCGGTCCTCAAGGATCTTGGACACGAATTCGTTTTTGGAAAAGGTCTTACAAAAGCAGCCGAAATCCTATCAATGGATTAA
- the prfB gene encoding peptide chain release factor 2 (programmed frameshift) produces MLTENSEKIEDLKNRISDLRGFVDLPGKKSRLAELDKIISQPKFWDEPEKAQQCVREQSKIKGIIDEFEHLNSEFEDAEVLNELSIEERDEEAAEEARDKLFRIEKKVEDLEFKRILGDPDDERNAIVSINSGAGGTEAQDWSEMLLRMYLRYTERMGFEVQMLDMQEGEEAGIKSATFLVKGPYAYGYLKGESGVHRLVRISPFDSNKRRHTSFSSIFVSPEIDDTIEVELDEGDLRVDTFRASGKGGQHVNKTDSAVRITHLPTGVVVSCQNERSQHQNRVNALRILRARLYELEKEKQRERLEELNSTKKEIGWGSQIRSYVLHPYRMIKDHRTEYETGNVEPVLDGDLSEFIKRYLVFSSKDGRDKIIGNTGQ; encoded by the exons ATGTTGACAGAAAATAGTGAGAAGATAGAGGATCTTAAGAATAGGATCAGTGATTTAAGGGGTTTTGTT GACCTGCCTGGCAAAAAATCGCGTTTAGCTGAATTAGATAAAATAATCTCCCAGCCCAAATTCTGGGATGAGCCAGAGAAGGCACAACAATGTGTCAGGGAACAGTCTAAGATAAAGGGTATTATAGATGAATTTGAGCACCTAAATAGTGAGTTTGAGGATGCTGAGGTTTTAAACGAGCTTTCTATTGAAGAAAGAGATGAAGAAGCCGCAGAAGAAGCCAGAGACAAGTTATTTAGGATTGAGAAAAAGGTTGAGGACTTAGAGTTTAAGCGTATACTGGGAGATCCCGACGATGAGAGAAATGCAATTGTTTCCATCAATTCAGGCGCCGGGGGAACAGAGGCGCAGGATTGGTCTGAAATGCTTCTCAGGATGTACTTAAGGTATACGGAGAGAATGGGTTTCGAGGTCCAGATGCTGGACATGCAGGAGGGAGAGGAAGCCGGTATTAAAAGTGCAACATTTCTTGTAAAGGGACCATATGCATATGGATACTTGAAAGGCGAAAGCGGGGTGCATCGTCTAGTTCGGATATCTCCTTTTGACTCAAATAAGAGAAGGCACACATCATTCTCTTCGATCTTCGTTTCTCCGGAGATAGACGATACTATTGAAGTTGAGCTTGATGAAGGTGACCTGAGGGTCGACACGTTTCGTGCCAGCGGTAAGGGTGGTCAGCATGTGAACAAAACAGATTCGGCTGTTCGAATTACACACTTGCCCACAGGAGTCGTGGTCAGTTGTCAGAATGAACGCTCTCAACATCAAAACCGCGTTAATGCCTTAAGGATACTCCGTGCGAGACTTTATGAGCTTGAGAAAGAAAAACAAAGGGAAAGGCTTGAGGAGCTAAACTCGACAAAGAAGGAAATAGGGTGGGGTAGTCAAATCAGGTCTTATGTGCTACATCCATATAGGATGATAAAAGACCATAGAACTGAGTATGAAACTGGAAATGTTGAACCTGTATTGGATGGTGATTTGAGTGAGTTTATAAAGAGATATCTGGTGTTCTCCTCAAAAGACGGTAGGGATAAAATTATTGGCAATACGGGTCAGTAA